A region of the Haematobia irritans isolate KBUSLIRL chromosome 5, ASM5000362v1, whole genome shotgun sequence genome:
TTGCAGTATTAGAATTATTTGGTGTGTGCATATAAACTAAAGCAATGcgacataacaaaaaaaaaaaaaaaaaaaacattcattcATATGGAAATAACCATATGAGATTAACTTGACATTGTTGACATGGAATCCCTTATGTAAATCCAGACAGACTGCACAGAAAGCTATgcatatatgaaaaaataaaagaaaaacctccaaagatatgcacttatacaagTGAAAGAAGTTGAGGATGGTCGAATATATTAAGCCTCAAAACAGACTCTAATATGGTGTGTTAGGTTTGCTTATACATGGGtacagtggcagcccgatatttcagactcacttagactattcagtccattgtgataccacagtgatggacttttctcttataactgagtgctgcccgattctatgtgaggctccatgacaagggacctcctttttatagccgagtccgaacggcatttcacAATGCATTTAAAGAAccgttgaaacactcagaaatgtcaccatcattactgaggtgggtgggataatccaccgctgaaaaatttttggtgttcggtcgaagcaagaatcgaacccacgaccttatctcacaaattaatttgcttacagacgtcaaattttgacacgaatcatttgaaggttggtactatataaaaataatatgcatttaatactagcgacgccatctatgtgtcagaccggggacttatcagccaacctgttagttagATACAATCCACTATTGGATGAGTATAATTAAAATCTGGGTAAGGCCAGCACTTGAATTTTCAGGGAGAGATTATGCCCATATATAAAATTGGGTGAACAAATTAAAGAACAATTTCTGCGGTTATTCTTGTCATtgcagttataaaaattttaatttaagaagttttataattttccttaattatttaaaCTTGTATATCTCAAAAATCGACTCGATATATTTCCAAgataatttttgtgtgtttttataccctccatcactaTTGCGATACagggtataacaattttaaGTATTTGTATGTAAACGACCACAAGGAGCAGTCATAGatccatattttattatagcgattgtcttagaattaaattctgagtcgattaagctccgatgcccgtctgtctgtctgtatgtctatctgttgatgtatttctgTGTACAAAGTCCAGCttacagttttagtccgatatggactaaaggGTCTGTTCGGATAAACCACTGTGCGAGAAGTCTCAATAACATCAATATCTACCTGTAGTAACAGCATCCAGCATTGTACATATGGCTAAACATACAAACGTTGCATCAGCCACGCATAAATATGTATGTTGGTGCGTTTACCCCTGAAATGCATTTTTACGCTCTTTttacaacatcaacaacaacatgcGATGCAATGCAAAAATGCATATTGATATTCTATCAACTTGCCTAAAGAGACAATGATCAACAAGAAGACgataatgattttgatatttttctcaTTCCTTTTTTGCAtggagaattttttatattctgTTTTTCGATAGTTAGTTGAGTTGCATTGTTACAGCCAAATAAAACGATCAATTTggatcactaaaattataaaattttcgagttttaatttttgaaataatagcCTATAAAAAAGCTTATAGGCTCAACATTGGTGACCCCGACGTGATCGATTGGAATCACGTATTTTTAGTGCCAAGTCgggtattaaaatataaaaatttcgtcggattttaagccaaaaaaaaaacttgagacTTGCTCAGACAGCGAATATTGCGTAATCCATTGCGTAATTATAAAAgctgaattttggatttttgattaaaaattggaaaaatatgccAGATTTTaatacatcatcatcatctaatTCCAAGGAATCGGGTAAGGAAAGCTCCGATCTATCGCAGTGCTTAAAAAAAGTGGAATTAATCGGTAAGCAGCTGGAGAAATTTAATAAGCGCATTACTTCCGATGAATTACAAACACTGGATGAAGCTGATCTGTCCGTCCGCCTCGATTATGTTGAAAGTTTAAatacaaatttcgaaaattccctATCAATTGTGGAAAATTATCAAGGAGATAGTTTGGATGAAACTATCAgagacaattttatgaaatcttattttgaagcaaagGCAAAACTAAAGCGGAAAATTGTGGCCAGTGGCGGTACACGTTCTTTACCTTCATCATCAACTTTTcgtcaattttcgatagaggaaCCAAGAAATATTCGCAAAACTCGACTGCCAGAACTAAAAATTCCAGCTTTCAGTGGTTCATACACCGACTGGCCGAACTTTTTTGCTATGTTTACCACAGTTATAGCCAACGATATGGATTTAACCAATATAGAAAAGTTCCAGCATCTACGGTCTCTCTTAACTGGATCTGCTTTGGATACGATATCATCTTTGGAGCCGAATGATGCAAAttatgataaagcaattgaattaCTTAAAAATCGATTCGATAATAAATTGCTTCTTTTTCAGATGCATATCAAAGAGGTTTTTGGgttgaaaaatgttgaaaaagggTCTGCATCCAGTCTTCGCCAGCTTAGCGATAAACTCAACGCTCATATACGAGCCCTCGAAACGATATGTACCAAAGAGCAATTGGCAGATGGATTTCTCGTTAATTTAGTGGTTTCTAAACTGGATCACCAAACACAAGCCAAGTGGGAAGAAGGGTTGCAAAATGATAGATTGCCAACATGGCCATTCATGGCTTCCTTTCTTGAACGAAGATGTCGTATGATGGAAAATCTTGAGAGCTCTATGAAACCAACCACATCTAATCAACAATCAAGTAAGAAATCGAATTCCCAAGGTCGAAATGTTTTGATAGCTTCCGGAGCCAAGCAATCGTTTTGTacattttgtaatgcaaatgatCATTACATATCGAATTGCTCACAGTTTTCAAATCTCTCCCCAACGCTACGTTTTAGAGAAGTAAAAAGactaaatttgtgtcttaaCTGTTTAAGAAAGGGTCATAGACTCCAGAAATGTAAGTTTGGGCCCTGCAATATCTGCCAAATGAAACACCACTCGCTATTACATATCGATAATAATTTTGAATCACTATCAACACCCACACAAGCTAACAACAACATCAATCAAGGGCACCCACCATCTTCCTCGCAGCCACCGCAAGTACAAACACAATCTACTCTCGTTTCATCAAATCCTACCCAACAATTCGAAACTGCTGATGGTACAAATATTTTGTTAGCGACCGCTATTGTTTTGGTTAAAACTAATTCTGGCGTATTCGTTCCATGCCGAGCGATTCTAGATTCGGCCTCCCAGCTAAATTTTATAACAACTCGATTTGTCAATCAGGCCCAGTTAAAGGTGAGAAATTCAAATATCGTAATATCTGGTATCGGCGAAGGTAACATTTTGGCTGATAAATCGAcagaaatattaataaaatcatGCCACAGTGAATATTCTGTTTCATTCGTAGCTGTTGTGATACCATCAATTAcagaataccagccaaatcgaaaTCTTAAGGTAAATGATTTCAAAATCCCTCATAACATTAAATTAGCTGATTCCAACTTTTGTGAGAGGGGAAGAATAGATCTACTTATTGGCGCTGGCCTATTTTTCGAACTAATGAGCGTTGGCCAAATACGCTGTGGAAATAATtcgacaattttacaaaaaacccGTCTTGGATGGGTGGTATCTGGTGGGGGCGCATCTCACTCGAATGCATGTTCATTAGCCGCTGCATCAAAGGCCATTACAAAAGGCGAACATGAATCGTTGGCTGATATTGTAAAGAGCTTTTGGGAAGTAGAGCAGAATTTTGGAAACCCTGGGCAGCTTAATTCCGACGATGAGTTCTGTgagcaacattttattgaaaacacAGTGCGTCTATCCTCTGGTGAATATTCAGTTTCATtaccaaagaaaataaattcaaatgaaCTTGGTGATTCTTATGGGAGAGCCCACAGTCGATTTCTCAATTTAGAgagaaaattgaataaattgcctgcagtaaagaaaaaatacagTGAGTTCATGAGTGAGTATATCGATCTAAAGCACATGAGTCTCGTCACAGATATTCCTCCACAAACCAAAACTTATTTTCTGCCTCACCACTGTGTGCATAAGGAGGAGAGCACAACTACCAAGCTCAGGGTAGTATTTGATGGGTCGGCAAAAACAAACACAGGCCTTTCATTAAACGAAACTCTTCATTCGGGCCCTACTATACAGGCCAAATTATTTAATACGATACTTCgttttagatttttcaaaatcgctTTAAGTGGCGACATATGTAAGATGTATAGATGTGTTCTCATTAATCCACCAGATGATTACCTCCAATGTATATTGTGGAGAAATAGCTCTAGTGAGGACATACAAATATACAAGCTGAACACAGTGACTTACGGCACAAAACCCGCCGCCTTTCTTGCTATACGTGCAATGCATCAGCTTGCTTTTGATGAGAGAGAATTGTTTCCCATTGGTGCAAATATCGTCACTAGAGATTTTTATGTGgacgatttgatctccggaggggATTCAATAGAAGAGGTCATTGAAATAAGAGAACAAATCACGTCTCTTCTGAAGAGAGGAAACTTTCAAATACGAAAGTGGTGTTCTAATGATGACTCCGTCTTGGAAAATGTGCCTGCTGGTGATCGTGaaacttttttagaatttcatgATGGGACAAATATCACTAAAACCCTGGGCCTTGTTTGGAATCCAAAGttggataattttattttttcattttcgcATTTTTTAGAATCAACAAATATTTCAAAGCGGACTGTTTTATCGTCTATAGCCCGTCTATATGACCCTCTGGGGCTAATTGGGCCTGTCATAACTAAGGCCAAAGTTTTTATGCAAAACTTGTGGAAAATTAAATTGGATTGGGATGAGAGCTTGCCCCAAGATTTGCACACTGCTTGGTTGCaatatgtttcaaaattttcgtttgctAGCCAATTCGAATATCCTAGATTTGTTTTACTTCCAGATTCGGATGTTCAAATACATGCCTTTTGCGATGCGAGCATATCAGCCTATGGAGCCTGTATTTATGTGAGATCAGAGCACGAAGGAGAGATTCGGGTGAATTTATTATGCTCCAAATCTAGAGTGGCACCCCTTAAAGTTCTAACGATACCAAAATTGGAATTATCAGCAGCGCTGCTTCTCGCTGAACTTTTGGATGATGTTTCAAGTACTCTGGGCAAAGGTTATGAATGTCACTGCTGGTCGGACTCCATGGTAGTATTGTCGTGGCTGCGGGAAGAGTCTTCGaattacaacatttttgtaaGTAATAGAGTGAGTCGTATCCAAAATCTGACCAAAAATATGATGTGGCACCATGTGCCTACCGCTAAAAATCCTGCGGATATATTATCGAGAGGTTCTACACCAGAAGAGCTGGTGAAGTGTAACCTGTGGAAAAATGGACCctcttttttatacaaaaattttgaacattggccaaataatatgaaTTTCATTGAAGATTTGCCTGAACGTCGACGTGCAGTTCTAATTGCTTCGACGGTATATGATTTTGCTTTGAATTGCAAATTTCtaaattctttctataaaattcaacGGATTTTTGGATATGTATATCGTTtcatgaatttttcaaaatttaaatccggCGAAAATACAATGGAAAATGATATTAAAATGGGAACTAAGATACTTTTTCGAAAcattcaaataattaatttttcagcTGAATATAAAGCCttgaaatcaaaatcaaatatttctacATCTAGCAAATTACTCGCGCTTGCACCATTTATGGATTCTGATGGGTTGATTAGAGTCGGCGGGCGgttgcaaaattcgtatttaaaTTTCGACGCTCAGCACCCAATAATTGTTCCGAAAAGCCACCCACTTACCAAGTCAATGGTCATTTACTTCCACGAAAAATTTCTGCACGCGGGTCCTCAAAGTCTTTTGGCAAATATTCGTCAGCAATATTGGCCTCTAGGAGGCAGGAAAACTATCAGCCTAATAATTGCTAAATGTATAAAGTGTTTTCGCTTAAAGCCTAAAATAGCTGAGCACATAATGGGCAGTTTGCCGCATGAAAGAGTTCAGCCAAGCAGGGCATTTTCTATAACTGGAATTGATTTTTGCGggcctttttattataaatcaGAGGTACGAAATCGGCCACCATTAAAAAGttacatatgtatatttatatgTTTTGCAACTAAGGCGATACATATGGAATTGGTATCCGACTTATCTACATCGTCGTTCCTGTCATCCTTAAAGCGATTCATCTCGATTCGAGGCAaaccaaaaactatttggtcGGACAATGCCACAAATTTTGTAGGAGCCAAAAACGAATTGGGTGAACTACGGCAACTTTTTTTCAACCAAACGAGCATGCAGCaaatccaaaaacactgttttgAGGATGAAatcaattggaaatttataccgCCCAGATCACCGCACTTTGGGGGCCTTTGGGAGGCTGCGGTTAAATCGGCCAAGTATCATTTCTATCGCACAGTGGGGCAGTCAGTTCTTTCATTTGATGAATTAAGGACCCTGGTATGTGAAATATGTGCCGTGTTAAATTCTAGACCTCTATGCCAAATATCAGAAGATCCAAACGATCTCGAAGTGTTGACACCTGGCCACTTTTTAGTTGGCGCCCCATTAACAACAATTTCGGAGCCCGATGTAACAGATTTGAATATTAATAGATTGAATAGATGGCAAAAGGTTTGCTATATGCAGCAAATATTTTGGAAGAAGTGGAGTTCTTCTTATCTGGCCCTTCTTCAAGAGCGGTCAAAGTGGAAGTCACAACGCAAAAATGTTGCCATCGGAGATATGGTACTTGTAAAAGATGACAATCTGCCACCTTTGAAATGGCTTTTGGGACGAGTTGTAGATGTTGTAAGAGGCAACGATGAAATagttcgagtggcaatcataAAAACCATCAACGGCATAATTCGACGATCAGTTGCCAAATTAGCCGTACTACCCATTAATGATAATGTTGTTGAAACGCACAGCCTTCCAACGGGGGGAGGATGTTCGGATAAACCACTGTGCGAGAAGTCTCAATAACATCAATATCTACCTGTAGTAACAGCATCCAGCATTGTACATATGGCTAAACATACAAACGTTGCATCAGCCACGCATAAATATGTATGTTGGTGCGTTTACCCCTGAAATGCATTTTTACGCTCTTTttacaacatcaacaacaacatgcGATGCAATGCAAAAATGCATATTGATATTCTATCAACTTGCCTAAAGAGACAATGATCAACAAGAAGACgataatgattttgatatttttctcaTTCCTTTTTTGCAtggagaattttttatattctgTTTTTCGATAGTTAGTTGAGTTGCATTGTTACAGCCAAATAAAACGATCAATTTggatcactaaaattataaaattttcgagttttaatttttgaaataatagcCTATAAAAAAGCTTATAGGCTCAACAGGGTCTTTTTGCGGCTCAATTGATtttgatccctattgattttggaaaacatcggttcagatttagatatagctgctgtGTCATATCAGTCAActtggttcagttttagatatagctctcgtaTGTATCTATCAGCCGATATGGATTGAGTTGGCCCCATTAGCTAGAGATTCGtttcgccctatttacactcataagacTATACAGAGAAAAAAACGTGAACTAtgttattgaaatgaaaatgaactatatcatacgaaaattgaactaaattgtattccaaattttgagattcattaaattaacgaaagCTTTTTGacttatttggatttttaagtACCATTTGCGAAATGCATACTTCTCAAAAAGCAAAAATGaattagaaataaagaaaaaaatttaggcgcccgatcattcccattttaactacgctgtagttcattcttactatttttgagaaatgtACGAAAGACTTCATCCCTCATTGAAAttcattaattgaaattttattgccagttagttcataaattttttgagacatacctGGAAATGTCttacgaaattttaaaaataaactaaattcaaatgaatttgtttgcaataaatataagttaattttagcatcagttttacagcTGATTTGTATTCTGTGTATCgggcaaagttttactccgatttacgtgagacGTTGCACACAGCGTAGAATATAAATattctagaaattttgttgaaatcggttcagatttatatatagccccccataaatgtccatcgcccgatatggattgaaTTGGCCCACCTGGCCAGAGATTCCGATTTATTTGCtccaaattttatacaaataatacaatTGCAGGTATTGCCAAGTATgtaaaagtttaacattttgatatagctcccatatacatctttcgaccGGGACTCGCAAACGAGCATAATGAATGCCATCGTGCTACCCCTGCTGAtactagaatcagagaactgaaactagagattagtaaggtgtcgacgagcacaagcggaacacttggttagaccacttgaagcaatgtaacttaggcacaggaactggtaaattgtggtaaaCAGTggaagccctctcgaaccccaccATAAAGGATGATGGGATcgcagtcacctttggcgacgtgacggtGACGGATTCGAAGAGATGCGCCAGAtttttcaaccgacagtttgtcgggCATCCCAAGATTGATAgaccgaaaaggagagccactcgtcgcatatGTGGTccccgagccgatgacacactacaatttaccacagccgaagttactaatgtcatcaacagcgcgaaaccatccaaggcgctgaGCCCCGATAGAatgtcaatgctaatgctgaagcatctgggaatactgggagttgagtacctgcctAGACTCCTCAATTCGTCCTTAgaatcacacattatacccgatgtctggaagatgggtagggtgattccactactgaagccaggcaaagactcgagcaaaggtgaatcgtacagaccgatatcccttctcttgccagtagccaagacacttgagacactactcctccccagccttgtggagaatttccagctgcccagcatcaacatggattccgaaaGATACGTAGCACGACGACAGTCATTTCAGCACACATCAATATGGGACTcgatcagcccaagccgtgtcacagaacggtcctcgtggcgcttgaccaatcgaaggcattcgatacggtcaaccatgccacactattcgaggacttggagaatacgtccctaccggcaggaaccaggggttctgaattatctgtgcgtacgccagtcgtatgtggaattcagggacacacacagaaaacaaatttgttgggacAACCAATTCTTTTGCCAACCGATATATTTGGTTCCAGCTACTACCAAGAAATAACTGACATAatttgttactacaaccaaCTGTTGTGTGACATAACTTGAAAAACATTTGTTTGGATAACTAACATATGAGTAGATGAACCATATATTGGCAATCACAACCAATTCGATTTATTATGTGGTTAGAACAATCAACTGTTGTGTGATATAACTTGAAAAACATTTGTTTGGATAACTAACATATGAGTAGATTAACCATATATTGGCAATCACAACCACTTCGATTTATTATGTGGTTAGAACAATCAACTGTTGTCTATGCTAATAATATGTTGAATTATCGAGGCAAccaatattttggtatcagtACTATTTGTTTAGCACGAAaaccgtgcaaaattttaaagaaaactcatttcaaatattttaagttttaaatt
Encoded here:
- the LOC142239587 gene encoding uncharacterized protein LOC142239587 encodes the protein MPDFNTSSSSNSKESGKESSDLSQCLKKVELIGKQLEKFNKRITSDELQTLDEADLSVRLDYVESLNTNFENSLSIVENYQGDSLDETIRDNFMKSYFEAKAKLKRKIVASGGTRSLPSSSTFRQFSIEEPRNIRKTRLPELKIPAFSGSYTDWPNFFAMFTTVIANDMDLTNIEKFQHLRSLLTGSALDTISSLEPNDANYDKAIELLKNRFDNKLLLFQMHIKEVFGLKNVEKGSASSLRQLSDKLNAHIRALETICTKEQLADGFLVNLVVSKLDHQTQAKWEEGLQNDRLPTWPFMASFLERRCRMMENLESSMKPTTSNQQSSKKSNSQGRNVLIASGAKQSFCTFCNANDHYISNCSQFSNLSPTLRFREVKRLNLCLNCLRKGHRLQKCKFGPCNICQMKHHSLLHIDNNFESLSTPTQANNNINQGHPPSSSQPPQVQTQSTLVSSNPTQQFETADGTNILLATAIVLVKTNSGVFVPCRAILDSASQLNFITTRFVNQAQLKVRNSNIVISGIGEGNILADKSTEILIKSCHSEYSVSFVAVVIPSITEYQPNRNLKVNDFKIPHNIKLADSNFCERGRIDLLIGAGLFFELMSVGQIRCGNNSTILQKTRLGWVVSGGGASHSNACSLAAASKAITKGEHESLADIVKSFWEVEQNFGNPGQLNSDDEFCEQHFIENTVRLSSGEYSVSLPKKINSNELGDSYGRAHSRFLNLERKLNKLPAVKKKYSEFMSEYIDLKHMSLVTDIPPQTKTYFLPHHCVHKEESTTTKLRVVFDGSAKTNTGLSLNETLHSGPTIQAKLFNTILRFRFFKIALSGDICKMYRCVLINPPDDYLQCILWRNSSSEDIQIYKLNTVTYGTKPAAFLAIRAMHQLAFDERELFPIGANIVTRDFYVDDLISGGDSIEEVIEIREQITSLLKRGNFQIRKWCSNDDSVLENVPAGDRETFLEFHDGTNITKTLGLVWNPKLDNFIFSFSHFLESTNISKRTVLSSIARLYDPLGLIGPVITKAKVFMQNLWKIKLDWDESLPQDLHTAWLQYVSKFSFASQFEYPRFVLLPDSDVQIHAFCDASISAYGACIYVRSEHEGEIRVNLLCSKSRVAPLKVLTIPKLELSAALLLAELLDDVSSTLGKGYECHCWSDSMVVLSWLREESSNYNIFVSNRVSRIQNLTKNMMWHHVPTAKNPADILSRGSTPEELVKCNLWKNGPSFLYKNFEHWPNNMNFIEDLPERRRAVLIASTVYDFALNCKFLNSFYKIQRIFGYVYRFMNFSKFKSGENTMENDIKMGTKILFRNIQIINFSAEYKALKSKSNISTSSKLLALAPFMDSDGLIRVGGRLQNSYLNFDAQHPIIVPKSHPLTKSMVIYFHEKFLHAGPQSLLANIRQQYWPLGGRKTISLIIAKCIKCFRLKPKIAEHIMGSLPHERVQPSRAFSITGIDFCGPFYYKSEVRNRPPLKSYICIFICFATKAIHMELVSDLSTSSFLSSLKRFISIRGKPKTIWSDNATNFVGAKNELGELRQLFFNQTSMQQIQKHCFEDEINWKFIPPRSPHFGGLWEAAVKSAKYHFYRTVGQSVLSFDELRTLVCEICAVLNSRPLCQISEDPNDLEVLTPGHFLVGAPLTTISEPDVTDLNINRLNRWQKVCYMQQIFWKKWSSSYLALLQERSKWKSQRKNVAIGDMVLVKDDNLPPLKWLLGRVVDVVRGNDEIVRVAIIKTINGIIRRSVAKLAVLPINDNVVETHSLPTGGGCSDKPLCEKSQ